From the SAR324 cluster bacterium genome, the window TTTTGAAACTCCTTCGATCACTGATCATTGGATTATTTTGCGTATTGTTGGCAGGACCTTACTGGATGGGGGATCGCGGTGTGGAAGAACTCCAGGTGTGGGACGACACACTTAGCGTTCAGGAAGGGAACTACTCCAAACCAGCGATCCCCCGAGGTCGGGTACTAACATATTCAGAGATATTCAAGCGAACTCCGGTTCAACCTCTGGAATCAGATACCTCGAATGAGGATATATTTCCCTTATCCCCGGGAATCACCCAACTGGAAACAGCGATTCAAAAATATCTGGACGACCAACAGAAACCTCCCGGGTTGATGATCAAAGTTCATTTATGGTCTGACTTTCAGACGTCACAATACCAGCATTATTTTTCGTCATCTGCCGGATTTGAATGGGTAATGCACCGCTTATCGCCTGAATTGAATGAAGAAAACCTATGGATTGAAAACATTCGAATTGAAATCAAGCACCCCGAATTGAACGAATTTCACGCCACAATAACCGGAAATTCTCAAAATCAGGCTGTCAAACTTGTCATCACACAGGCGGATAAGGTTTTGTCGGAATCACTGTTGAACTGGAAACAGCATCCTCTATCTGTGGATATTCCACTGCCTGCTTATGATCACTCACGTCCCGTAAAAATCGTGATTGTTCCAGAACGAAAGGAATGGCTGGGAGATAACAGCCATTTCTACCAGCGAAACGCTGAAAAACAAACTGTGGTTGCTCTCATAACTTCTGAAGGCATGGAAAGTATCTATCGGCATGGCCTGCATGAACTCAAAGCACTGCTCAATGCAGAACATATCACTTCCTTTATTGTTGATACCGTGGAGGATTTGAAACAATCCCGGGCAGATGGCGTGATATTATTGGGTGATCATCCATTGCGTTGGCAGGAGTTGCCTCAAGACACTGGATTCAAATTGTTTATTCCCTCAAGACTCAACGACTGGAAATTTGCCGCCCAACGCCCTGAGACAGATCAGAAGAGGAATGGGAACAAGAATACGCCTGTTGATCAATGGATCATTTCCTGGGAATCCGCATCCCTCATTGAATCTGATAGCATCCTGCCGATCAATAACTGGCTACAAAAGACTTCAGCATCAAATCTCTGGTTGTTTAGGACAGGAATTTCTCCAGAGTGGGGAAGTCTGTATAAGGACAGTCAGTTTGCGGAACAATTCAGCCAGACGCTGCAAACGATTCTCAAAGAAAACAGGCTAAGGCTCTTGGGAAATTTTGAAGGGAATTCCATACTGGCTGAAATTCAGGGTTCTCCCCTAATGTATTGGATGCCAGGCACTTATGAATTGAATCAGAACGGGAAAACTCAGCGTTTTTCCATGAATATTTCAAAAAAAGAGAGTCTTGCTGAATTCATGAGTGAGGAACAGATTGAGGATATGAGCGTATTTCTCAAACAACGGCATCTTCAGTGGAATCGTCAGCAGGGTCAATCTTCTTCCGACACCTTGCACTGGTGGTTATTGTGGATATTATCCGTTTTATTGCTGATTGAAATCCTTGTTTCTTTGAGAATACTTCTGATTGGAAGATCGAATACCTGAGGGTTCAATCGCCCCATCGTCGCATATCCCGTAGCAGAACCTGACGGACAACTTTTCTGAAAAACAATTGTAATAACGAGAGATGTCCAAAGGTCACGCCCCAATGTCCCAGGAGCATCCCGCTCCATTGGGCAAAATTGTATTGATCCTCATGCGAAATAATGCCGTTTCCATCCATTTTAAAAATGGAATGAACAGGTTGCTCGATTATTTTTTTCAGAACAGGAATGTCATATTTGAGGAGCCATGAAACTTCACATTCCTGGTCATGAACTTCAATATGACCAATTTTGATGTCTATTTCATGGGACATTTCACACACAAGGCGCCACATGCCATGAATCTCAGGACCTGTAATTTTATCAAAGACAGGACTGCTGTAGACTGCCTCAGGTGAATAAAAAGAAGAAATGGCCTCATAATCCAGTTGGATTATCGCCTTAAAGAACGACTCCAGTCGTATTTGATGAGACGCCATGAGGATTGAAAAACTAAAATGTTATCGCGATTATGCGCCTGGTGATAGTTGATACAGTGCTTCAATTTCTTCTTCAAAGCCTTTGGCGATTTCATCAGGTTCCTGAATCAGGCTGGTGTCCGAAACCACACCAAACAAAATATTTCCACCGTAGCTCAATATACTGAGACCAATTCCAATATTTCCGCTTTGTGGAACCCAGAACATGATCTTACTCAGGGGGATATCCGCCAAAAATATTTCGGATTTTGGACCGGGAACATTGGTCAATACGGCAGTTCCTCTCAAACTGAAAATAAATATCATCAATCTTTGAATCAAATGCGGAACCTTGCCTAAAAACTGGAGCATCCCAAACGATACCACGGCTTCAAGAGATGACTTGATACGATTCATCCTGCGTTTCACTTCTTCCAGACGTTCTCCGGGAGATTCAACACCAATCGGCAGCGGGAGAAAGATCACGCCAAACCGATTCCCCATCTGACTGAATTCTTCCATCGGACGTAAATTGACTGGAACCACCACCCTGACATTTTTCCCAACATAAGGATAGGCATGTTTTTTAAAATACCGTTGAATCGAGCCTGTCGCGGCGGCAATGGCAAGATCGTTGATTTTTGCATCCAGTGTATTCCCTGCCTCCTTGAATTTTGCCACAGGAATGGGATTGGACCAGGCTACTTTTTTTTCTCCCGACAGATTGCCTTTCAAGGGAGTGAAGGTATCTGGCCATAAAAACAGAACTTTGATCAACGCCAGAAAAAATCTCCATGACAAATTTAAAACCCGTGCCATTTCACCGGGATTGGTAAGAGTTTTAAAAGTCCTGTGAGCCAATCTTTTAAAAACCGGAATCACATCATTCAGATTGTTGACTAAAGGTTCACTGGCATTGAGCGAAAATTCAGGCAAAACTGTGTGGGTCGGTGCCATCCCGGGTTTTTCATCAGTCAATGAAAGCAAGACACCCACCAGTGCGATTCCATCTGCCAGGCAGTGATGGATCCTTAAAATCAACGCGGAGCCTGTTGTTCCATAATTTTGAACAAGCGTTGCTTTCCAAAGGGGTCTGGATGGATCAAGAGGTTGGTTCATCATCTGGCTGATCAGGCTCTTGAGAGCTGTTTCCTTGTCTTCGTTCTGTTCCAGTTCATGGACTTGTACATGGTTATCCAGTAAAAAATTTTCATCATCCTGCCACACAAATTTGACCTGCGTTTTGACCACTTTCTGTCGAAACCTGGGGTAAATCAGCAGACGTTGTTCCAGAAGTTTGTTGAGAACCTCTGTTGTTAGAGGTTCTTCGAACATCAATACAGAGTTGATGATCATCAAATTATTGGGTTCATCCATTCGGAGCCAAGCGACATCCGCACTCCCCATTTTTTCAAATTCACTCATGACGCATCCTCAATATTATCGACTGGTTGGCAACAGAAATTTAACCGTTACAGGATCTTTTTCGCAGGATAAAATGGAGGTTTGTGTTTGATATCCATCTTTGGAGACTGCGACCATATATTGTTGGTTTTTGCTGGCAATGAATTCTACTGGCGTCGATTCGTAATGCTTGTTGTTGATCGTGACAGCATCCTTGTGAACATTGGATCGAATTTCAAATTTACAGGTTCCGCTGGAACGTAATGAATCTGGATTGACTCCAGCAATTTTTTTCATGGTTTCGGCAACTGTTGATTGATCACGAATCTGGACATATTGTTCAAAAGCCTGCCCTTTAACCAGAACATTCAGCTCTTGGTACAAATCCTGATTATCACCGTAGTTAGCCACAATCAGGAAATTACCAACCTGAACCTGATCATCCACAGGAACAAATTCCACGACAAAGCTTTCAGGTTTGTCCTTGGTTGTAAGGGTTTTTGCCAGATCAAAGTTATTGGTTCCATCCCCATTCGTGATTATTTTCAACGGAATATTGTTTTCAGTAATGGAAAGTTTGATTTTTTTACGATCCTCTTCCTGATAGGTGCTGGTCTGATACTGAAACATTCCCTTCACCAGTTCAATATTGAGGTTGCATACATCACAGTCTTGTTCATGGATACATACTTTGTGAGTCTCTGTGATCGTTGATTTTCTGACTTCCAACTGTATTCTGTTATTGAAAACCTGACTTCGATCCACAGGAAGAAGGATGGTTAAAAAATCAGTCTGGGGGGCATCATCCATAAATTTGAATGTTTTTTTATCGATCACAGTAATTTTTTCTTTTTCCACAATGTAGGACACCGGGATTGGCTGATCATTTCCGATATTCACAATGGAATATAAATTGGTGGTGTACGGTTTCTGGAATTTCAGGATTATTTTAGTCATGAGAGGTTTAAAAATCTGTTCCTTGTTCTGAATTTTTTCCAGATACATTTCAGGAATAATCAACCGGTTCGTTTCAGGGATAAAGGCAAAATAACGATCTTTCTCAATTCGGCAGATCTCATCCATTGGCATGGAAGGCACAGGTGCTTTTTGAACAGGAACCTCTGTGAGCAGGCTTTGAGCAAACACTGAAGTGTTTATGATCATGAATAATATCAAAGTAATGAACCCTTGTTTCATAACATTTCTCCTCGGCAAATAAGAATCAATAAATCAATCAAAACATGCTCATCCACTCCCTGAATGTGCATTGATGGAACGCTGATGCAAAGACTGTACTTTTGTTGTGTCAGAATCTAATTCAATTTGCAATGCCTTGTATCATTAGTTGTTGTCACAATATTCTTTTTGTGTGACTCCGAACAGATGTATGGGATCTTTATCTTCTTAAACTACTGATTTCACAATATTCAAGATCTCTCCCCTTGGTCGAGTTGACCCCACGACTAAATCAAGCGACAGCGGCTAATTAAAAAATTCTGGATCAACTCTTGCATCTTCACTGGCATGGTTTTAGTGGAACAGGCCAGTGAGTTGTTGAGACAACTTCCAGAAAGTCAGATCAAAAATCAGGAAGAACTCCTTCATCTGATTTGGTATCTGGAAAAAAATCGACCCCTGATTTTGGCCGATGAGATACGAAAACAGTTGGGGCTACGCAATTCGAGTAATCAGGGAGAAAATGCCAATGATCTGCTCGTGGCGGATAGACAAAAAAACAATGGAATGAGTTGGTCTAAGGCGGGGAGTGTGGCTTTGGCTTCAGTGACTGCCTTAAAGAGGAACCAAGAGTATCAACACTGGTTTAAGAATCATACTCTTGAGTTTAATCTGATTGCGTAAAATACCTGCCATGTGAAATTATTTCAGGAGTCCTATGACAGCAAAAACTGACCCGTATATAAACCGATTGATGGCTTGGGTTCATGAACGGTTCCCTTTGCCCAATGCCATCATGTTTTTTACCCTGTATTTTTGCGCGGCCTTTCTGGGACGCATGATCACCGCAGAAGGTCCCATCCTTGTCGGAAAAAATGATCTGGGTGGTTGTCTGGTCACCTGGGCATTGTTTTTACTGATCCGGGTGGTGGATGAACACAAGGATTATGAGAGTGATGTCAGAAACTATCCTGAACGTGTGCTTCAACGAGGATTGATCACTCTGGAAAATTTGCAAACCCTGGGCGCTGGCGCCTTGGGCATCATTGTAGGCTGGTCCCTGTGGCTGGATCATGGTCTGGGACCTGTGGTCATGTCTCTGGGAGTTGTGTTCATCTGGTTTTTACTGATGAGTAAGGAATTTTTCTGCGGGGAATGGCTGGAAAAACATATCACACTATATGCTGTGTCTCACATGGTGTTGATGCCGATGGTATTGTTCTGGCTCATGAATCTGGGGGCTTCTCCGGCAGGGGTGGAGCCACTCAATGTTGCGGGGTTGTTATTGATGGCGCTGTCATTCATCAGTGGAATGGCGTTTGAACTGACGCGAAAAACACGTGGTCCTGAAGAAGAACGTGAAGGGGTCGATTCCTATTCCAAAGCCTATGGAACAAAGGGGTCCGCCTATATCATCATGACCTTGCAGGCCGTTGTACTGATTTGCCAGTTATGGCTCATGCGCGAAATTGTTCAGACCGCCACCTTCAACACCGGGCTTGTGATTTTATGTTTAGCCTTTGGCTTGTCCTGGTTCAGTCTGATTCAATTCATCCGGAACCCCACTGAAAAAGGACGGAAAATGAATGAAGGCATGGTAGGACTCAGTGGCTTGCTGGGCTATGGTGCCATCATAGCCGCCATGATTGTCGAACGGGGAATTCAATAGGTTTTCCTTCAATCTTACGTCTTACAATTGCAGATCGATTTCTTCTTCCTGTGGTGATTCCTCATTGGGCGTATTGACCGATTGCTGAAGCTCGCAAAAGCGGGATTGCTGTGGATCGACAGGCGGTTCTGTGCCGGGCGCGAAGTGTTCATAAAAGGTTTCATCCGCAGGGTCACACGGGGATGCCCTTCGTCCTGTTTTATGAATCTTCAGGGTCACAATGCTTGAGGGTTGAGGAAATTGTTCTGTCCGCATGTTGGCTGTGGCCTTTTTCATGAATTCTACCCAGATCGGTGCGGCCGCATAAGATCCGCTTTCACTTTTCCCCATAGGCTGAGGCGCGTCATAGCCGACATAAATCCCGGTAAGCAACTGGGGGATATAACCCAGATACCAGGCATCAATACTTTTATTGGTAGTGCCTGTTTTCCCTGCGGATGGGCGACCAATTGTTCTGGCACGCCATCCTGTTCCATGCTCCACAACCTCTCTCAGCGCGGTAGTCATTAAAAAGGCGGTTTCTTCAGAAATCACCTGGATGGATTCGGAGTGATATTCTTCCAGAACTTCACCATTTCGATCTTCCACACGTGAAATAAAAATGGGTTTGGGCCGTTTCCCGCTATTGGCGAAGGTTGCGAACACAGTATTCATTTCGAGAAGTGTCGCCGAAAGTGTGCCTAACCCGATGGTGAGGTTATTGTTCATTTCTGACACAATGCCGAGTTTTTTCGCGTATTCAATGATGTGCTCAGGACCAAGTTCTCTCACCAACCGGATGGTTGGCAGATTCAAGCTTTTGACCAGCGCTGTTTTCAGGGAAACCTCACCCAGAAGTTTGTTTCCATAATTGGTTGGCATCCAGATTTCATCCAGATTTTGCGCGGATTTAGTTTTATAGGCGATCGGACTGTCCACCAGCGATGTAGCCAGGGTATAACCGGCATCGAGGGCGGCTGAATAAACAATTGGCTTGAAGGATGAACCTGGTTGGCGTTTTGCCTGGATTGCCCGATTGAATTGACTGTTGTTATAACTATAGCCCCCCGACATGGCAATCACATTCCCGGTTTGAGGGACCATTGCCAGCAAGGCGCCATTGACCACAGGTTCCTGATGCAGTGACAGATAGAACAAACGTTGCCGTGTATCAAAATCTTCCAACGTAACCTGAATCACATCGCCAATGCTGAGCATGTCCTCAATTTTTTCTATAGGAATTCTGGTTCCATCAGGTAATTTTCGATTTCCCCATGTTCTGAGATCAGTCCATTCCAGAATTCCTGTCTGTTCACCCATGCTCACAAGGGCATGATTTTTATTGATACTGATT encodes:
- a CDS encoding BatA domain-containing protein; protein product: MLYFMNFWWLTALPLMILPWIWPLIQQRDPKAVGHSALFLFPAHNQSEKINWSTRHWLLKLLRSLIIGLFCVLLAGPYWMGDRGVEELQVWDDTLSVQEGNYSKPAIPRGRVLTYSEIFKRTPVQPLESDTSNEDIFPLSPGITQLETAIQKYLDDQQKPPGLMIKVHLWSDFQTSQYQHYFSSSAGFEWVMHRLSPELNEENLWIENIRIEIKHPELNEFHATITGNSQNQAVKLVITQADKVLSESLLNWKQHPLSVDIPLPAYDHSRPVKIVIVPERKEWLGDNSHFYQRNAEKQTVVALITSEGMESIYRHGLHELKALLNAEHITSFIVDTVEDLKQSRADGVILLGDHPLRWQELPQDTGFKLFIPSRLNDWKFAAQRPETDQKRNGNKNTPVDQWIISWESASLIESDSILPINNWLQKTSASNLWLFRTGISPEWGSLYKDSQFAEQFSQTLQTILKENRLRLLGNFEGNSILAEIQGSPLMYWMPGTYELNQNGKTQRFSMNISKKESLAEFMSEEQIEDMSVFLKQRHLQWNRQQGQSSSDTLHWWLLWILSVLLLIEILVSLRILLIGRSNT
- a CDS encoding nuclear transport factor 2 family protein; translated protein: MASHQIRLESFFKAIIQLDYEAISSFYSPEAVYSSPVFDKITGPEIHGMWRLVCEMSHEIDIKIGHIEVHDQECEVSWLLKYDIPVLKKIIEQPVHSIFKMDGNGIISHEDQYNFAQWSGMLLGHWGVTFGHLSLLQLFFRKVVRQVLLRDMRRWGD
- a CDS encoding wax ester/triacylglycerol synthase family O-acyltransferase translates to MSEFEKMGSADVAWLRMDEPNNLMIINSVLMFEEPLTTEVLNKLLEQRLLIYPRFRQKVVKTQVKFVWQDDENFLLDNHVQVHELEQNEDKETALKSLISQMMNQPLDPSRPLWKATLVQNYGTTGSALILRIHHCLADGIALVGVLLSLTDEKPGMAPTHTVLPEFSLNASEPLVNNLNDVIPVFKRLAHRTFKTLTNPGEMARVLNLSWRFFLALIKVLFLWPDTFTPLKGNLSGEKKVAWSNPIPVAKFKEAGNTLDAKINDLAIAAATGSIQRYFKKHAYPYVGKNVRVVVPVNLRPMEEFSQMGNRFGVIFLPLPIGVESPGERLEEVKRRMNRIKSSLEAVVSFGMLQFLGKVPHLIQRLMIFIFSLRGTAVLTNVPGPKSEIFLADIPLSKIMFWVPQSGNIGIGLSILSYGGNILFGVVSDTSLIQEPDEIAKGFEEEIEALYQLSPGA
- a CDS encoding PEGA domain-containing protein is translated as MKQGFITLILFMIINTSVFAQSLLTEVPVQKAPVPSMPMDEICRIEKDRYFAFIPETNRLIIPEMYLEKIQNKEQIFKPLMTKIILKFQKPYTTNLYSIVNIGNDQPIPVSYIVEKEKITVIDKKTFKFMDDAPQTDFLTILLPVDRSQVFNNRIQLEVRKSTITETHKVCIHEQDCDVCNLNIELVKGMFQYQTSTYQEEDRKKIKLSITENNIPLKIITNGDGTNNFDLAKTLTTKDKPESFVVEFVPVDDQVQVGNFLIVANYGDNQDLYQELNVLVKGQAFEQYVQIRDQSTVAETMKKIAGVNPDSLRSSGTCKFEIRSNVHKDAVTINNKHYESTPVEFIASKNQQYMVAVSKDGYQTQTSILSCEKDPVTVKFLLPTSR
- a CDS encoding UbiA family prenyltransferase, which produces MTAKTDPYINRLMAWVHERFPLPNAIMFFTLYFCAAFLGRMITAEGPILVGKNDLGGCLVTWALFLLIRVVDEHKDYESDVRNYPERVLQRGLITLENLQTLGAGALGIIVGWSLWLDHGLGPVVMSLGVVFIWFLLMSKEFFCGEWLEKHITLYAVSHMVLMPMVLFWLMNLGASPAGVEPLNVAGLLLMALSFISGMAFELTRKTRGPEEEREGVDSYSKAYGTKGSAYIIMTLQAVVLICQLWLMREIVQTATFNTGLVILCLAFGLSWFSLIQFIRNPTEKGRKMNEGMVGLSGLLGYGAIIAAMIVERGIQ
- a CDS encoding PBP1A family penicillin-binding protein, producing MIFNKPVIKWFLISVVVLGVLSITGVSFFLYKLSTELPENLHALEQPDYTLPTIIYDREGNQVDELFIHRRVVVPFESFPPHLIQALIASEDSRFWSHSGIDIIRMIKAFVVNLQAGGFAQGASTLTQQTARQFLLSREKKLIRKLKEILLAIRIERQFTKQEIITLYLNKVFLGNAEGVEASAQDYFGKHTEELSLSDCAMLVGLLPAPSLYAPHVNPELALRQRNRVLGRMEEEGFISPEEQEMTSNQPIKLSKIYDSTSEATAYFVEHARRYLIEKYGSEKLYNGGMKVYLTMDLDYQIAAHEALQKGILELDKRQGYLGPLKTLEIDPVTGRLSSKEIEKITRKNHFTLGDTVEGVIISINKNHALVSMGEQTGILEWTDLRTWGNRKLPDGTRIPIEKIEDMLSIGDVIQVTLEDFDTRQRLFYLSLHQEPVVNGALLAMVPQTGNVIAMSGGYSYNNSQFNRAIQAKRQPGSSFKPIVYSAALDAGYTLATSLVDSPIAYKTKSAQNLDEIWMPTNYGNKLLGEVSLKTALVKSLNLPTIRLVRELGPEHIIEYAKKLGIVSEMNNNLTIGLGTLSATLLEMNTVFATFANSGKRPKPIFISRVEDRNGEVLEEYHSESIQVISEETAFLMTTALREVVEHGTGWRARTIGRPSAGKTGTTNKSIDAWYLGYIPQLLTGIYVGYDAPQPMGKSESGSYAAAPIWVEFMKKATANMRTEQFPQPSSIVTLKIHKTGRRASPCDPADETFYEHFAPGTEPPVDPQQSRFCELQQSVNTPNEESPQEEEIDLQL